A DNA window from Acidimicrobiia bacterium contains the following coding sequences:
- a CDS encoding hydantoinase/oxoprolinase family protein, translating into MSRIGAASDRGPGIPGRSERDHGYRVGIDVGGTFTDLICVTPAGEVVLDKTPTTPEDQSIGVMNGLTQLAERFGVSLTELCRELDIVVHGTTTADNTMIEMNGAPTGLLVTEGHRDEIEMRRVHKEEIWDPTYPPPEPIARRRARIPIPERMSFEGEVLMPLDEDAVRRGVQRLQRLGVRSIAVMFLFSFVNPAHERRAAEIIREEFPDVEHVSLSHEVMPRGPEFERTSTTLVNAYVAPRIQSYVQRLTEKLRAAGYAGQLLIMQSTGGVMPPDYVSRRAVSLLASGPTGGVMGATLAASKVGVDRFVAVDMGGTSFDLCLVRHGKPEIKTDWNWRYRYYIGMPMVDVQSVGAGGGSIARVRQGALLVGPESAGSQPGPVCYGRGGTRPTVTDADAVLGYLPVDGFAGGRMRLDVDGAREAIRRDVAEPLALDVVEAAWGIERIVNANMANATRKVLAGHGADPRDLAVIAYGGNGAVHAWAIANELGVDRILVPKAAPAFSALGVLVADYVVDIVRAYVVPLSQVDLGRLRGLMTELSDEARKELEPTGLPESQVEVALYAQMCYPGQNFDMSVPVPEGTSLDEPGLLDLMERFHDEHEADRGFCFRNQQPVLRGVRLVARGATPKPSHLGETGDVADVERARRGTRPAYFGVEFVDTPVYDGAALGPGAEVHGPALVEEPFTVVVVPPAWRARLDELGNYELRAE; encoded by the coding sequence GTGAGCCGGATCGGAGCGGCGAGCGACCGCGGCCCGGGTATCCCGGGCCGCAGCGAGCGCGACCATGGATATCGCGTTGGCATCGACGTCGGCGGGACGTTCACCGACCTCATCTGCGTGACTCCCGCGGGTGAGGTCGTGCTCGACAAGACGCCGACGACGCCCGAGGACCAGTCGATCGGCGTCATGAACGGGCTGACGCAGCTGGCGGAGCGATTCGGCGTGTCGCTCACCGAGCTGTGCCGGGAGCTCGACATCGTCGTGCACGGGACGACGACGGCCGACAACACGATGATCGAGATGAACGGTGCGCCCACCGGGCTGCTCGTCACCGAGGGTCACCGCGACGAGATCGAGATGCGCCGGGTCCACAAGGAGGAGATCTGGGACCCGACGTACCCGCCGCCCGAGCCGATCGCGCGCCGCCGCGCGCGGATCCCGATCCCGGAGCGAATGAGCTTCGAGGGCGAGGTCCTCATGCCGCTCGACGAGGACGCCGTGCGCCGCGGGGTCCAGCGGCTCCAGCGGCTCGGCGTGCGCTCGATCGCGGTGATGTTCCTGTTCAGCTTCGTCAACCCCGCGCACGAGCGCCGCGCCGCGGAGATCATCCGCGAGGAGTTCCCCGACGTCGAGCACGTCTCGCTCTCGCACGAGGTGATGCCGCGCGGGCCCGAGTTCGAGCGGACGTCGACGACGCTCGTCAACGCGTATGTGGCGCCGCGCATCCAGTCGTACGTGCAGCGCCTGACCGAGAAGCTGCGTGCCGCGGGCTACGCGGGGCAGCTGCTCATCATGCAGTCGACCGGTGGTGTGATGCCGCCCGACTACGTCTCGCGGCGCGCGGTGTCGTTGCTCGCGTCGGGTCCGACCGGTGGCGTGATGGGTGCGACGCTCGCGGCGTCGAAGGTCGGCGTCGACCGGTTCGTCGCGGTCGACATGGGCGGCACGAGCTTCGATCTCTGCCTCGTCCGCCACGGCAAGCCCGAGATCAAGACCGACTGGAACTGGCGGTACCGCTACTACATCGGGATGCCGATGGTCGACGTGCAGAGCGTCGGCGCAGGCGGCGGTTCGATCGCGCGGGTGCGGCAGGGCGCGCTGCTCGTCGGCCCCGAGAGCGCGGGATCGCAGCCCGGGCCCGTCTGCTACGGCCGCGGTGGCACGCGCCCGACGGTGACCGACGCCGACGCCGTGCTCGGGTACCTCCCGGTCGACGGGTTCGCCGGCGGACGGATGCGTCTCGACGTCGACGGGGCGCGTGAGGCGATCCGGCGTGACGTCGCGGAGCCGCTCGCGCTCGACGTCGTCGAGGCCGCGTGGGGCATCGAGCGGATCGTCAACGCGAACATGGCCAACGCGACGCGCAAGGTCCTCGCGGGGCACGGCGCCGACCCGCGCGACCTCGCCGTCATCGCGTACGGCGGCAACGGCGCGGTGCACGCGTGGGCGATCGCGAACGAGCTCGGCGTGGACCGCATCCTCGTGCCGAAGGCGGCACCCGCGTTCTCGGCGCTCGGCGTGCTCGTCGCCGACTACGTCGTCGACATCGTGCGCGCGTACGTCGTGCCGCTGTCGCAGGTCGACCTGGGCCGGCTGCGCGGGTTGATGACGGAGCTGAGCGACGAGGCCCGCAAGGAGCTCGAACCGACCGGTTTGCCGGAGAGCCAGGTCGAGGTCGCGCTGTACGCGCAGATGTGCTACCCGGGCCAGAACTTCGACATGAGCGTGCCGGTCCCCGAGGGCACCTCGCTCGACGAGCCCGGCCTGCTCGACCTGATGGAGCGCTTCCACGACGAGCACGAGGCCGACCGCGGGTTCTGCTTCCGCAACCAGCAGCCGGTCCTGCGGGGCGTGCGCCTGGTCGCGCGAGGTGCGACGCCGAAGCCGTCGCACCTCGGCGAGACCGGTGACGTCGCCGATGTCGAGCGCGCGCGTCGCGGGACGCGACCTGCGTACTTCGGCGTCGAGTTCGTCGACACCCCCGTGTACGACGGCGCCGCGCTCGGTCCTGGTGCGGAGGTGCACGGCCCGGCGCTCGTCGAGGAGCCGTTCACGGTCGTCGTCGTGCCGCCCGCGTGGCGGGCCCGTCTCGACGAGCTCGGCAACTACGAGCTGCGCGCCGAGTAG
- a CDS encoding hydantoinase B/oxoprolinase family protein gives MTHVDLVQLAGHRGRLSERPTVDQVTAEVVRGAMETICFEMATYVSRTATTPILNQSNERNATILDAKGRLAALSVGIPQFMLTSTLPVRFALEFLGADEFREGDVFVANDPYHGGGHLPDYNVFAPVFADDADGNRRMVLIASIQCHHGDTGGGVPGGYNVTAGDIWGEGVRWPAVKVIDRGVERRDVLYALQANNRLPDYIGDLRAQIGAAQLGVRRLSEVIDAYGRQGVEESVDHMIDYAAKRFREEVAEWPDGVYEADAYVDHDPLGNPDIHLHVKITVDGDDLTIDYTGSDTRQEIQAWSTFGNTRGYTIGQIASMMDPEIPKNEGFFDQIKLVVPKGCVLNPHPNKPVSAGTHHPGADVGEVIAVAMQHVLPDKAVPQTYKTGIPTIIVGQDPRTGATFTDHSAEVYAGWCNAAKGMDAWGAQNASFGNLWKATAEINESLYPHVQWSRDYRTDSGGAGQWRGLCGSHYEKEVLVDAKVYTYVVGMKYPMPGICGGDPGEPNKMVIRYGSDDPFVVQHTADWVPISAGQRIMYDYGGGGGWGDPLDRDPQAVLDDVLDEYVSVEGATRDYGVVLTGSLDDLTLAVDEDATREVRTQRRTHS, from the coding sequence ATGACCCACGTCGACCTCGTCCAGCTCGCCGGCCACCGGGGTCGCCTGAGCGAGCGCCCCACCGTCGACCAGGTGACCGCCGAGGTCGTGCGCGGCGCGATGGAGACCATCTGCTTCGAGATGGCGACCTACGTCAGCCGCACCGCGACCACACCGATCCTCAACCAGAGCAACGAGCGCAACGCGACGATCCTCGACGCCAAGGGACGGCTCGCGGCGCTGTCGGTCGGCATCCCGCAGTTCATGCTGACGTCGACGTTGCCCGTGCGCTTCGCGCTCGAGTTCCTCGGCGCGGACGAGTTCCGCGAGGGCGACGTGTTCGTCGCCAACGACCCGTACCACGGCGGCGGGCACCTCCCCGACTACAACGTCTTCGCACCCGTCTTCGCGGACGACGCCGACGGCAACCGGCGCATGGTGCTCATCGCGAGCATCCAGTGCCACCACGGCGACACCGGCGGTGGTGTGCCCGGCGGTTACAACGTCACCGCGGGCGACATCTGGGGCGAGGGCGTCCGGTGGCCGGCCGTGAAGGTGATCGACCGCGGCGTCGAGCGGCGCGACGTGCTGTACGCGCTGCAGGCGAACAACCGCCTCCCCGACTACATCGGCGACCTGCGCGCGCAGATCGGCGCGGCGCAGCTCGGCGTCCGTCGCCTGAGCGAGGTGATCGACGCGTACGGCAGGCAGGGCGTCGAGGAGTCCGTCGACCACATGATCGACTACGCCGCGAAGCGCTTCCGCGAGGAGGTCGCCGAGTGGCCCGACGGCGTGTACGAAGCCGACGCGTACGTCGACCACGACCCGCTCGGCAATCCCGACATCCACCTGCACGTGAAGATCACGGTCGACGGCGACGACCTGACGATCGACTACACGGGCAGCGACACGCGCCAGGAGATCCAGGCGTGGTCGACGTTCGGCAACACGCGCGGCTACACGATCGGGCAGATCGCCTCGATGATGGACCCCGAGATCCCGAAGAACGAGGGCTTCTTCGACCAGATCAAGCTCGTCGTGCCGAAGGGGTGCGTGCTCAACCCGCACCCGAACAAGCCGGTGAGCGCGGGCACGCACCACCCGGGCGCGGACGTCGGCGAGGTGATCGCGGTCGCGATGCAGCACGTCCTGCCGGACAAGGCCGTGCCCCAGACCTACAAGACGGGCATCCCGACGATCATCGTCGGCCAGGACCCGCGCACCGGCGCGACGTTCACCGACCATTCGGCCGAGGTCTACGCGGGCTGGTGCAATGCGGCGAAGGGCATGGACGCGTGGGGTGCGCAGAACGCGAGCTTCGGCAACCTGTGGAAGGCGACCGCCGAGATCAACGAGAGCCTCTACCCGCACGTCCAGTGGAGCCGGGACTACCGCACGGACTCGGGCGGTGCGGGCCAGTGGCGCGGCCTGTGCGGCAGCCACTACGAGAAGGAGGTGCTCGTCGACGCGAAGGTCTACACGTACGTCGTCGGCATGAAGTACCCGATGCCTGGGATCTGCGGCGGCGACCCCGGCGAGCCGAACAAGATGGTGATCCGCTACGGCTCCGACGACCCGTTCGTCGTGCAGCACACCGCGGACTGGGTGCCGATCAGCGCCGGCCAGCGGATCATGTACGACTACGGCGGCGGCGGCGGTTGGGGCGATCCGCTCGACCGCGACCCGCAGGCCGTGCTCGACGACGTCCTCGACGAGTACGTGAGCGTCGAGGGCGCCACGCGCGACTACGGCGTCGTGCTGACCGGCTCGCTCGACGACCTCACGCTCGCGGTCGACGAGGACGCGACTCGGGAGGTCCGAACACAGCGGCGGACACATTCGTGA
- a CDS encoding iron-containing redox enzyme family protein produces MSEHREFVDVRGSRAETEGALPVDEFMAGLEALQAEIATEKNLVWERVADGTLSMELLKRLAKEYYFLGKWYTTEFGSIVSNAPDVDALDLGTSEHFQHWLQNLADETGFAGDRNHVDMKIEWARQLGISDDELLSYRAMPESIGSVFTTLFYMRRSYEEGLAAFGWAGERFAASTGYAKKMYEGMREHYGIDVENFKVHAYAEEDHGAAADYLLRQVAITAGQQRRIRRAVEHVLVCRNARTVALNRWLDEPGALRG; encoded by the coding sequence GTGTCCGAGCACCGGGAGTTCGTCGACGTTCGCGGGTCTCGTGCCGAGACGGAGGGCGCGTTGCCCGTCGACGAGTTCATGGCCGGGCTCGAGGCGCTGCAGGCCGAGATCGCGACCGAGAAGAACCTCGTGTGGGAGCGCGTCGCCGACGGGACCCTGTCGATGGAGCTCCTGAAGCGGCTCGCCAAGGAGTACTACTTCCTCGGCAAGTGGTACACGACCGAGTTCGGCTCGATCGTGTCGAACGCGCCGGACGTCGACGCGCTCGACCTCGGCACGAGCGAGCACTTCCAGCACTGGCTGCAGAACCTCGCCGACGAGACCGGCTTCGCGGGCGACCGGAACCATGTCGACATGAAGATCGAGTGGGCCCGGCAGCTCGGCATCAGCGACGACGAGCTGCTGTCGTACCGCGCGATGCCGGAGTCGATCGGCTCGGTGTTCACGACGCTCTTCTACATGCGTCGCTCGTACGAGGAGGGCCTCGCCGCGTTCGGCTGGGCGGGGGAGCGCTTCGCCGCGTCGACCGGGTACGCGAAGAAGATGTACGAGGGGATGCGCGAGCACTACGGCATCGACGTCGAGAACTTCAAGGTCCACGCGTACGCCGAGGAGGATCACGGCGCGGCCGCGGACTACCTGCTCCGGCAGGTCGCGATCACGGCCGGGCAGCAGCGCCGCATCCGACGCGCGGTGGAGCACGTGCTCGTGTGCCGCAACGCGCGCACGGTCGCGCTCAACCGCTGGCTCGACGAACCGGGCGCGCTGCGGGGCTGA
- a CDS encoding helix-turn-helix transcriptional regulator — translation MAADRPGRQVLSRVDTGALVRDARRYAGITQAELARRLGTKQSVISRWERGADIPRVDTLGRILQACGFEADLTFRRHDDEDRTQLALNLAMTPAQRLRTVEHVSRFAASARRHDRASA, via the coding sequence ATGGCAGCAGACCGTCCCGGACGCCAGGTCCTCAGCAGGGTCGACACCGGCGCGCTGGTCCGCGACGCGCGCCGGTACGCGGGCATCACCCAGGCGGAGCTGGCCCGCCGCCTGGGGACCAAGCAGTCGGTGATCTCACGGTGGGAGCGCGGCGCCGACATCCCGCGCGTCGACACGCTCGGGCGCATCCTCCAGGCGTGCGGCTTCGAGGCCGACCTCACCTTCCGGCGCCACGACGACGAGGACCGCACCCAGCTCGCGCTCAACCTCGCGATGACGCCCGCGCAACGTCTCCGGACCGTCGAGCACGTGTCGCGGTTCGCCGCGAGCGCCCGACGGCACGACCGAGCCAGTGCCTGA
- a CDS encoding S8 family serine peptidase — MARMRTLVVVLAVVATIVAGTGIALADFPQTAPNDPGYAPAEGSPANCLTHSVNEDQYHLYSFIPQCAKATAHDPENAAGMSADAAWRDYTTGRPDTVIAYVEGGINWHSPDARDLVDKVYLNKGELPLPYGSTTYDANHDGVFNVEDYAHDPRVHDTNGNGYLDPEDLIVAFSNGKDDDHDGYVDDISGWDFYDNQNDPATYDSAYGHSDNQMRQAAAQTNNGFEGAGVCPGCMILPIKAGAEALDRTDDLAQAWWFAADSGASVIVSVTADLGYSSFMRQTVEALWRKGVIMAESSNDFDSTDHQGGMFWPHVLPGNGILSSSAGVPGTAANALTTNFRERSDLTSFGTHNMFSVPTQGGSTSESTPTIGGAAALVSSYGRVASDQGLIHGALSGPEVVQVLRATASDIDDPTLRWPGAPGWDLQYGYGRPNVHRAMQAISTDDIPPVGWITSPDWYSIYDPTVTSRVPVQGHVEAKRSTGYSWTLQFAPGAQPTESQFVTAGTGTGTTPRDTTLGTLDLSKIPPSFWNAPYQESHTKSLEATEQYTVTIRLRVTDAHGRVGEDRRTIAVHHDPALRTGAPLRFGIGGESQTALVDLQGTGHLAAVFGDADGRVHAIDPTTGHELPGWPARTDPTVVTKTHAGIDPGHESIVASVAVGDLDHDGHLWVVATSTAGKVYVFDSTGHRRPGWPLTMNHGVVPPPIPRPALPHTRLPVQGATASPVLDDLNGDGHLDVVQAGWDGYLHAWDANAKPLPGWPVHVTLPAGFTPPAGTTIVNDNKLDATATIADLDGNHRPEIVVRSQYSAITGDGIQPGGTSYLFAYHANGTPVAGWQPLAMPGLLEYYGSAQEFITEGSDVPVAADVNGDGRDEIESAPVFTPPRLFGGNGTLMTTYGSDAAATSAFLSILGNRAGLLTGSVTPVDIPISFTTSGVFGRVGGGPLSFVAPATSAGSMAAALLVPSSGFGIHNLDTAYDAATGAPRAGYPTTLQGLDFLGAALVTDVNGDGKPDVVDTTDSSALSAHDGAGALVTGFPRFTGGWALWSASAGDVAASGTNDVVVVTREGYLFDWKTAGRASANSEWWTYHHDEHRTGRYGVDTRPPGTLRDLRRAGRTVTFTAPGDDWYDGRALGYLVLSSKGFFGVLSSGPAGTTQTITLPAGAQHVGVVAVDAAGNFGPLVLAPGP; from the coding sequence ATGGCACGGATGCGCACGCTCGTCGTCGTGCTCGCCGTCGTCGCGACGATCGTCGCGGGGACGGGGATCGCGCTGGCCGACTTCCCGCAGACCGCGCCCAACGACCCGGGCTACGCGCCGGCCGAGGGCAGCCCGGCGAACTGCCTGACGCACTCCGTCAACGAGGACCAGTACCACCTGTACTCGTTCATCCCGCAGTGCGCGAAGGCGACCGCGCACGACCCGGAGAACGCCGCCGGCATGTCGGCCGACGCGGCGTGGCGCGACTACACGACGGGGCGTCCCGACACGGTCATCGCGTACGTCGAGGGCGGCATCAACTGGCACTCGCCCGACGCCCGCGACCTCGTCGACAAGGTCTACCTGAACAAGGGCGAGCTCCCGCTGCCGTACGGGTCGACGACCTACGACGCCAACCACGACGGCGTGTTCAACGTCGAGGACTATGCGCACGACCCGCGCGTGCACGACACGAACGGCAACGGCTACCTCGACCCCGAGGACCTGATCGTCGCGTTCTCGAACGGCAAGGACGACGACCACGACGGCTACGTCGACGACATCTCCGGGTGGGACTTCTACGACAACCAGAACGACCCCGCGACGTACGACAGCGCCTACGGCCACTCCGACAACCAGATGCGGCAGGCGGCCGCGCAGACGAACAACGGCTTCGAAGGCGCGGGTGTCTGCCCCGGCTGCATGATCCTGCCGATCAAGGCCGGCGCCGAGGCGCTCGACCGCACCGACGACCTCGCCCAGGCGTGGTGGTTCGCGGCGGACTCCGGCGCGTCCGTGATCGTCTCGGTCACCGCGGACCTCGGCTACTCGAGCTTCATGCGCCAGACCGTCGAGGCGCTGTGGCGCAAGGGCGTGATCATGGCCGAGTCGTCGAACGACTTCGACTCGACCGACCATCAGGGCGGCATGTTCTGGCCGCACGTGCTGCCCGGCAACGGCATCCTGTCGAGCTCGGCGGGCGTGCCGGGCACCGCGGCGAACGCGCTCACGACGAACTTCCGCGAACGCTCCGACCTCACGTCGTTCGGGACGCACAACATGTTCTCGGTGCCGACCCAGGGCGGGAGCACGTCGGAGTCGACACCGACGATCGGCGGCGCGGCCGCGCTCGTGTCGTCGTACGGACGCGTCGCGTCCGACCAGGGTCTGATCCACGGCGCGCTGAGCGGTCCCGAGGTCGTGCAGGTGCTGCGCGCGACGGCGTCCGACATCGACGACCCGACGCTGCGGTGGCCGGGCGCGCCCGGATGGGACCTCCAGTACGGCTACGGCCGGCCCAACGTCCACCGCGCGATGCAGGCGATCTCGACGGACGACATCCCGCCCGTCGGCTGGATCACGTCGCCCGACTGGTACTCGATCTACGACCCGACGGTGACGTCCCGCGTCCCGGTGCAGGGCCACGTGGAGGCGAAACGTTCCACCGGCTACTCGTGGACGCTGCAGTTCGCGCCGGGCGCGCAACCAACCGAGTCACAGTTCGTCACCGCCGGGACGGGTACGGGCACGACGCCGCGCGACACGACCCTCGGCACGCTCGACCTGTCGAAGATCCCGCCGTCGTTCTGGAACGCCCCGTACCAGGAGTCGCACACCAAGTCGCTGGAGGCCACCGAGCAGTACACGGTGACGATCCGTCTCCGCGTGACGGACGCGCACGGTCGTGTCGGCGAGGACCGGCGCACGATCGCGGTGCACCACGACCCCGCGCTGCGGACGGGGGCGCCCCTCCGGTTCGGCATCGGAGGCGAATCGCAGACTGCGCTCGTCGACCTCCAGGGAACCGGTCACCTGGCCGCGGTGTTCGGTGACGCCGACGGACGGGTCCACGCGATCGACCCGACGACGGGACACGAGCTCCCCGGCTGGCCCGCGCGCACGGACCCGACCGTCGTGACGAAGACCCACGCGGGCATCGACCCGGGCCACGAGTCGATCGTCGCCAGCGTCGCGGTCGGCGACCTCGACCACGACGGACACCTCTGGGTCGTCGCGACGTCGACGGCGGGCAAGGTCTACGTCTTCGACTCCACCGGCCATCGACGACCGGGGTGGCCGCTGACGATGAACCACGGCGTCGTACCGCCGCCGATCCCGCGTCCCGCGCTCCCGCACACGCGCCTGCCCGTGCAGGGCGCGACCGCGTCGCCCGTGCTGGACGACCTCAACGGCGACGGGCACCTCGACGTCGTGCAGGCCGGTTGGGACGGCTACCTGCACGCGTGGGACGCGAACGCGAAGCCGCTGCCCGGATGGCCGGTGCACGTGACGTTGCCCGCGGGCTTCACCCCGCCCGCCGGGACGACGATCGTGAACGACAACAAGCTCGACGCGACCGCGACGATCGCGGACCTCGACGGCAACCACCGTCCCGAGATCGTCGTGCGCAGCCAGTACAGCGCGATCACCGGTGACGGCATCCAACCCGGCGGCACGTCGTACCTCTTCGCCTACCACGCCAACGGCACGCCCGTCGCGGGATGGCAGCCGCTCGCGATGCCCGGGCTGCTCGAGTACTACGGCTCCGCGCAGGAGTTCATCACCGAGGGCTCCGACGTCCCCGTCGCCGCCGACGTGAACGGGGACGGCCGCGACGAGATCGAGTCCGCGCCCGTCTTCACCCCGCCGCGCCTGTTCGGCGGGAACGGCACGCTGATGACGACATACGGTTCGGACGCCGCCGCGACGAGCGCGTTCCTCTCGATCCTCGGCAACCGCGCGGGCCTGTTGACCGGCTCGGTCACGCCGGTCGACATACCGATCAGCTTCACGACGAGCGGCGTGTTCGGCCGCGTCGGCGGCGGGCCGTTGTCGTTCGTCGCACCCGCGACCAGTGCGGGCTCGATGGCCGCCGCGCTGCTCGTGCCGTCGTCGGGGTTCGGGATCCACAACCTCGACACGGCGTACGACGCCGCGACCGGCGCGCCACGTGCCGGCTACCCGACCACCTTGCAGGGCCTCGACTTCCTCGGCGCCGCGCTCGTGACCGACGTGAACGGCGACGGCAAGCCCGACGTCGTCGACACGACCGACTCGTCGGCGCTGTCCGCGCACGACGGCGCGGGCGCGCTCGTGACCGGGTTCCCCCGCTTCACGGGTGGCTGGGCACTGTGGTCCGCGAGCGCGGGTGACGTCGCGGCGAGCGGGACGAACGACGTGGTGGTCGTGACACGCGAGGGATACCTGTTCGACTGGAAGACGGCCGGCCGGGCGAGCGCGAACTCCGAATGGTGGACGTACCACCACGACGAGCACCGCACCGGCCGCTACGGCGTCGACACGCGCCCGCCCGGGACGCTGCGCGACCTGCGCCGCGCCGGCAGGACGGTGACCTTCACCGCGCCCGGTGACGACTGGTACGACGGGCGCGCGCTCGGATACCTCGTGCTGTCGTCGAAGGGGTTCTTCGGCGTGCTGTCGTCCGGACCGGCGGGGACCACGCAGACGATCACGCTGCCGGCCGGCGCGCAGCACGTCGGCGTCGTGGCGGTCGACGCGGCAGGGAACTTCGGCCCGCTCGTCCTCGCACCCGGCCCCTGA
- a CDS encoding acyl-CoA dehydrogenase produces the protein MDFALTDEQELLRDTARALLARECPTSLLRAHMDDPSVARPLWEHLREFCALGTGSAVDLCLFVEETGYVAAPGPFFATVALFAPLLDAIGSDLLEKVLAGEVTGTVAVAGPDGVWRANGDPAKTFVPEVARVEHVAVVDAGPVVTIVDTPPARLIETIDTTRRLFDVDTSSLRASPATPVDEGALTRVLERATVALAAEQVGTCRRLFDMSLAYAKERVQFDRPIGSFQAVQHKLADMALDLERAWAAVYYAAMTLDADDRERHRATHAAKATAGVAVRRIGKDSVQIHGGIGYTWEHDLHLFVRRAFASEAWLGNADWHHDRLAELIT, from the coding sequence ATGGACTTCGCACTCACCGACGAGCAGGAGCTGCTGCGCGACACCGCGCGCGCGTTGCTCGCGCGCGAGTGCCCGACGTCGTTGCTGCGCGCGCACATGGACGACCCGTCGGTCGCGCGGCCGCTGTGGGAGCACCTGCGCGAGTTCTGCGCGCTCGGCACGGGGTCGGCCGTCGACCTGTGCCTCTTCGTGGAGGAGACCGGCTACGTCGCCGCGCCCGGACCGTTCTTCGCGACGGTCGCGCTGTTCGCACCGCTGCTGGACGCGATCGGCTCGGACCTCCTCGAGAAGGTGCTCGCAGGCGAGGTGACCGGAACGGTGGCGGTCGCGGGGCCCGACGGCGTGTGGCGCGCGAACGGCGACCCGGCGAAGACGTTCGTGCCCGAGGTGGCCCGCGTCGAGCACGTCGCCGTCGTCGACGCCGGACCGGTCGTCACGATCGTCGACACACCGCCCGCGCGACTCATCGAGACGATCGACACGACTCGCCGCCTGTTCGACGTCGACACCTCGTCGCTGCGAGCGTCGCCCGCCACTCCCGTCGACGAAGGCGCGCTCACGCGCGTCCTCGAGCGCGCGACCGTCGCGCTGGCGGCGGAGCAGGTCGGCACGTGCCGGCGCCTGTTCGACATGTCGCTCGCGTACGCCAAGGAGCGCGTGCAGTTCGACCGGCCGATCGGCTCGTTCCAGGCCGTCCAGCACAAGCTCGCGGACATGGCCCTCGACCTCGAGCGCGCGTGGGCGGCCGTCTACTACGCGGCGATGACGCTCGACGCCGACGACCGTGAACGGCACCGCGCGACGCACGCGGCCAAGGCGACGGCGGGCGTCGCGGTCCGCCGCATCGGCAAGGACTCGGTGCAGATCCACGGCGGCATCGGCTACACGTGGGAGCACGACCTTCACCTGTTCGTCCGCCGGGCGTTCGCGTCGGAGGCATGGTTGGGCAACGCCGACTGGCACCATGACCGGCTCGCGGAGCTGATCACGTAG
- a CDS encoding acyl-CoA dehydrogenase family protein translates to MHLAWGPEEEAFRAELVAFLDEHLPPEAHRFHDFAAAEDEAGDVIPQWARDWQATLFDHGWMVPGYPPELGGRNATPVQTLVYLEEMASRGIPRAVHFPGYAIVGPSLLEFGNDAQKQLVPAAIRGDTVWCIGMSEPNAGSDLAGLQTRAELDGDRFVVNGQKVWTSYAMHAQKCFCYVRTDPDAPKHKGISVLIIDMDTPGIDIRPLRHINGLAGFAEVFFTDVVVPRENLVGTLNDGWRITQGSLAHERGGLWVEGVARLEQGVRALVDLAHRVGVADDPTVRRRIAESYSKAASLRALGYKGFTSFAQGSSAPEHSYMKMATSEASKAVFELGMEIQGAYGPVVDPERGQEDGRWARGFMTSFAGTIAGGSAEIQRNIIAQRILGLPRG, encoded by the coding sequence ATGCACCTCGCGTGGGGTCCCGAGGAGGAGGCGTTCCGCGCCGAGCTCGTCGCGTTCCTCGACGAGCACCTTCCACCCGAGGCGCACCGGTTCCACGACTTCGCGGCCGCCGAGGACGAGGCGGGCGACGTCATCCCGCAGTGGGCCCGTGACTGGCAGGCGACGCTGTTCGACCACGGGTGGATGGTGCCCGGCTACCCACCCGAGCTCGGCGGCCGGAACGCGACACCCGTCCAGACGCTCGTGTACCTCGAGGAGATGGCGTCGCGCGGGATCCCGCGCGCGGTGCACTTCCCCGGGTACGCGATCGTCGGTCCGAGCCTGCTCGAGTTCGGCAACGACGCGCAGAAGCAGCTCGTCCCCGCGGCCATACGCGGCGACACGGTCTGGTGCATCGGGATGAGCGAGCCCAACGCGGGCTCGGACCTCGCAGGACTGCAGACGCGCGCGGAGCTCGACGGCGACCGGTTCGTCGTCAACGGGCAGAAGGTGTGGACGAGCTACGCGATGCACGCGCAGAAGTGCTTCTGCTACGTGCGCACCGACCCGGACGCTCCGAAGCACAAGGGCATCAGCGTGCTCATCATCGACATGGACACGCCCGGCATCGACATCCGCCCCCTCCGTCACATCAACGGGCTCGCCGGCTTCGCCGAGGTGTTCTTCACCGACGTCGTCGTCCCGCGCGAGAACCTCGTCGGCACGCTGAACGACGGCTGGCGCATCACCCAGGGCTCGCTGGCCCACGAGCGGGGCGGCCTGTGGGTCGAGGGCGTCGCCCGTCTCGAGCAAGGCGTGCGCGCGCTCGTGGATCTCGCGCACCGCGTCGGGGTCGCCGACGACCCGACCGTGCGACGGCGCATCGCGGAGTCCTACAGCAAGGCCGCCAGCCTGCGCGCGCTGGGCTACAAGGGCTTCACGAGCTTCGCGCAGGGCAGCTCGGCACCCGAGCACTCCTACATGAAGATGGCGACGTCCGAGGCGAGCAAGGCGGTGTTCGAGCTCGGGATGGAGATCCAGGGCGCATACGGACCGGTGGTCGACCCCGAGCGCGGGCAGGAGGACGGCCGCTGGGCACGCGGGTTCATGACGAGCTTCGCGGGGACCATCGCGGGAGGCAGCGCCGAGATCCAGCGCAACATCATCGCCCAGCGCATCCTGGGACTCCCTCGGGGGTGA